A stretch of the Camarhynchus parvulus chromosome 4, STF_HiC, whole genome shotgun sequence genome encodes the following:
- the FAM193A gene encoding protein FAM193A isoform X1, translating to MNAEKIQQSLNVNLSSCRIIGLKSDTWSGVFIVKLGPLWQMTKTKSLVPDKEGMKELVDRLCERDPYQLYQRLEQQAREYVLEMKVRLLRHLSLGSKVASTLATEGPPQAQQFISLLLEEYSALCQAACTISAFLVTLENEHLKKFQVTWELHNKHLFENLVFSEPLLQNSLPTLVSQLRLGTTHDSCSEDMYSTLLQRYHQLEQEMGQVAEAWLECQKRIDDYVDEQMAMKTKQRMLKEDWEFFKQRRFIEEQLNNKKALSGENNFTDTMRHMLSSRLSMPDCPNCNYRRRCTCDDCSLSHILTCGIMDSPITDDIHINQLPLQIDSAPDYLSEIRPPSMSSASSGSGSSSPITIQQHPRLILADNGSAPTFGSDDDDVAPLSAKFADIYPLNNYDDAEVVANMNGIHSELNGGGENMALKDESPQVSSTSSSSSEADDEEADGESSGEPPGTQKEEMSLGKRALRKDETKMDSPPPSYPSQQADQGPNACECHVCKQEASGLTVSALATGRLPAGHQFMNPEKPAHPALHLYPHIHGHIPLHTIPHLPRPLIHPTLYTASPFTHNKALPPAPVQNHTNKHQVFNASLQDHIYPSCFGSTPDWNSSKFISLWGSEVMNDKNWNPATFLPDTIPGSDILAPALSEIRPEALPTTSSNETTAVTDSKEKKNAAKKKCLYNFQDAFMEANKVVMATSSATSSVSCTATTVQSSSNQFKVSSKRPSSIGEVFHNINKEDHRHSAPVAPRNSPTSLASLPSLSPAALSPASTPHLPNLAAPSFPKTAATAPGFVDPHSGLCPTTVAPPTSTTDSSVSAPPSVCSDPDCEGHRCESSNTYDHQQYDGEESQDEDSCSEHSSSTSTSTNQKEGKYCDCCYCEFFGHGGPPAAPTSRNYAEMREKLRLRLTKRKEEQPKKPDQISERESVVDHRKVEDLLQFINSSETKPVSSSRAAKRARHKQRKLEEKARLEAEAREREHHQLLEEQRRREEEEEERLKQELQRLQELQQLRAVKKKKKERTSKDCAKAELLTRNCQAVKEAVPNSPEDIQNGTLEQSEKIETSAGSLSRHVNHTDQRPVLETGCELSNPVNTRDSKLLYQKEGTVKQHEPLSFLLDIMHQHKEGNSKQKLKQMNKQCVEQVKKSVESPKAAEIQTKTRNQIESKAKAAELPTLAEPKKDEKKLNNNNKKPMNHVKEEKAPVTSESPSPSEQQQNNKLILADSPQPKGKNKKNKKKKGDKVNNSIDDVFLPKDIDLDSVEMDETEREVEYFKRFCLDSARQTRQRLSINWSNFSLKKTTFAAH from the exons GCTTTGTGAAAGAGATCCATACCAGCTTTACCAGCGGTTGGAGCAGCAAGCTCGGGAATACGTGCTGGAAATGAAGGTTCGCCTGCTCAGACACCTGTCCCTGGGATCCAAGGTTGCATCGACCTTAGCCACAGAAGGGCCCCCCCAGGCCCAGCAGTTCATCTCCCTCCTGCTTGAGGAGTACAGTGCACTCTGCCAGGCAGCCTGTACAATCAGCGCCTTCCTAGTTACTCTG GAAAATGAACATTTGAAGAAATTTCAGGTGACGTGGGAATTGCACAACAAGCATCTGTTTGaaaatttggtattttctgAGCCACTCCTGCAGAATAGCTTGCCAACACTGGTGTCACAGCTAAG GCTTGGAACAACCCACGATTCCTGTAGTGAAGATATGTACAGTACCTTGCTACAAAGGTATCATCAGCTGGAACAGGAAATGGGCCAAGTTGCTGAAGCATGGCTTGAATGCCAGAAAAGAATAGATGATTATGTTGATGAACAG ATggcaatgaaaacaaaacaacgCATGCTAAAGGAAGACTGGgaattttttaaacagagacGTTTTATTGAAGAGcag CTTAATAACAAGAAAGCACTATCTGGGGAGAACAACTTCACAGACACAATGAGACACATGCTGTCATCACGTTTGAGCATGCCTGACTGTCCCAACTGTAATTATAGAAGAAG ATGTACTTGTGATGACTGCAGCCTTTCACACATTTTAACGTGTGGCATCATGGATTCTCCCATAACGGATGATATCCACATTAACCAGTTACCACTACAAATTGATTCTGCTCCGGATTATTTATCTGAGATCCGCCCACCCAGTATGTCTTCAGCAAGTTCAGGATCTGGATCCAGCTCACCTATCACAATTCAGCAACATCCCAGACTCATCCTCGCAGATAATGGTTCTGCACCAACTTT TGgtagtgatgatgatgatgttgCACCATTATCAGCAAAATTTGCTGATATCTACCCTCTGAATAATTACGACGATGCAGAGGTTGTAGCCAACATGAACGGAATCCACAGCGAGCTGAACGGCGGCGGCGAAAACATGGCCCTGAAAGATGAG TCTCCTCAGGTGAGCAGTACTAGCAGCAGTTCCTCAGAAGCAGATGATGAAGAAGCAGATGGGGAGAGCAGTGGTGAACCACCAGGGACTCAAAAGGAGGAAATGTCTCTAGGAAAAAGGGCATTAAGGaaagatgaaacaaaaatgGATAGTCCACCACCTTCTTACCCCAGCCAGCAG gCTGACCAAGGTCCAAATGCTTGTGAATGTCATGTTTGCAAACAAGAAGCCTCAGGACTAACAGTCTCTGCACTCGCAACTGGACGCCTGCCTGCTGGGCACCAGTTTATGAATCCTGAAAAACCTGCACATCCTGCACTTCATCTTTACCCTCACATCCATGGACATATACCATTGCATACAATTCCTCATCTGCCTCGGCCACTTATCCATCCCACCTTGTACACTGCTTCTCCCTTCACACACAATAAG GCATTACCACCAGCTCCAGTTCAGAATCATACAAACAAGCATCAAGTATTCAATGCATCTCTCCAAGATCATATTTATCCAAGCTGTTTTGGGAGCACTCCAGATTGGAATAGCTCTAAATTTATAAGTCTTTGGGGTTCAGAGGTGATGAATGACAAGAACTGGAATCCTGCTACGTTTTTGCCTGACACAATTCCTG GGAGTGATATATTAGCACCAGCACTCTCAGAAATAAGACCCGAAGCACTTCCTACTACATCTAGCAATGAAACAACAGCAGTTActgacagcaaagagaaaaaaaatgctgcaaagaaGAAATGTCTGTACAATTTCCAGGATGCCTTTATGGAAGCTAATAAAGTTGTCATGGCAACGTCTTCTGCCACTTCTTCTGTCTCCTGCACAGCAACTACAGTGCAGTCAAGCAGCAACCAGTTCAAAGTATCATCCAAGAGACCTTCATCAATAG GTGAAGTGTTCCACAATATTAATAAAGAGGACCATAGACATTCTGCACCAGTTGCACCACGAAATAGTCCTACCAGTTTAGCATCCCTTCCTTCACTGTCTCCTGCTGCACTGTCTCCAGCCTCCACACCACATCTTCCAAATCTTGCTGCTCCTTCtttccccaaaactgctgcaacaGCCCCTGGATTTGTGGATCCTCATTCAGGTCTTTGTCCTACTACAGTTGCACCTCCTACTTCAACCACAGACAGCTCTGTAAGTGCCCCACCAAGCGTCTGCAG TGATCCTGATTGTGAGGGCCATCGCTGTGAGAGCAGTAACACGTACGATCATCAGCAGTATGATGGGGAGGAGAGCCAGGATGAAGATAGCTGCTCAGAGCATAGCTCCAGTACCTCAACTTCCACAAatcagaaggaaggaaaatactgTGACTGCTGTTACTGTGAGTTCTTCGGCCATGGAGGA cctccagctgcaccaacCAGTAGAAATTATGCAGAGATGCGAGAAAAGCTTCGTTTACGtttaacaaaaaggaaagaggagcagCCAAAGAAACCCGATCAGATCTCTGAAAGGGAAAGTGTTGTTGACCATCGAAAGGTGGAGGACTTGCTACAGTTTATAAACAGCTCTGAAACCAAACCTGTGAGCAGTTCTCGCGCAGCCAAGCGAGCCAGGCATAAGCAGAGAAAG CTTGAAGAAAAAGCTCGACTTGAAGCTGAAGCCAGGGAGAGGGAGCATCACCAGCTGCTTGAGGAGCAGAGGCGGcgtgaggaagaggaggaggagagactGAAACAGGAATTACAGCGGCTCCAAGAGCTTCAGCAGTTGCGGgctgtgaagaaaaagaagaaagagagaacaaGTAAGGACTgtgcaaaggcagagctgctcactAGGAACTGCCAGGCAGTGAAGGAGGCTGTCCCAAACAGCCCAGAAGACATTCAGAATGGTACCCTTGAGCAATCAGAAAAGATAGAAACCTCAGCTGGTTCACTGTCCCGACATGTGAATCACACAGACCAGAGGCCAGTTCTAGAGACAGGCTGTGAACTGTCCAACCCTGTCAACACTAGAGACTCAAAGCTGCTTTATCAGAAGGAGGGCACTGTAAAGCAGCATGAGCCCCTCTCTTTTCTGCTTGATATTATGCATCAACATAAAGAGGGAAACAGCAAACAGAAACTAAAACAGATGAACAAACAGTGTGTTGAACAAGTGAAAAAGTCTGTTGAATCCCCCAAAGCAGCTGAGATTCAGACTAAAACCAGAAACCAAATAGAAtccaaagcaaaagcagcagagctcccaaCACTTGCAGAACCTAAAAAAgatgagaagaaattaaacaataacaacaaaaagccGATGAACCATgtaaaggaagagaaagcacCTGTAACAAGTGAATCACCATCACCaagtgagcagcagcaaaataatAAGTTAATACTTGCAGATTCTCCTCAACCAAAAGGcaagaacaagaaaaacaagaagaaaaaaggggacAAAGTCAACAATTCCATTG
- the FAM193A gene encoding protein FAM193A isoform X2, producing MKVRLLRHLSLGSKVASTLATEGPPQAQQFISLLLEEYSALCQAACTISAFLVTLENEHLKKFQVTWELHNKHLFENLVFSEPLLQNSLPTLVSQLRLGTTHDSCSEDMYSTLLQRYHQLEQEMGQVAEAWLECQKRIDDYVDEQMAMKTKQRMLKEDWEFFKQRRFIEEQQCPFVHIMKQDKNCSSSECINRNTVQDLNNKKALSGENNFTDTMRHMLSSRLSMPDCPNCNYRRRCTCDDCSLSHILTCGIMDSPITDDIHINQLPLQIDSAPDYLSEIRPPSMSSASSGSGSSSPITIQQHPRLILADNGSAPTFGSDDDDVAPLSAKFADIYPLNNYDDAEVVANMNGIHSELNGGGENMALKDESPQVSSTSSSSSEADDEEADGESSGEPPGTQKEEMSLGKRALRKDETKMDSPPPSYPSQQADQGPNACECHVCKQEASGLTVSALATGRLPAGHQFMNPEKPAHPALHLYPHIHGHIPLHTIPHLPRPLIHPTLYTASPFTHNKALPPAPVQNHTNKHQVFNASLQDHIYPSCFGSTPDWNSSKFISLWGSEVMNDKNWNPATFLPDTIPGSDILAPALSEIRPEALPTTSSNETTAVTDSKEKKNAAKKKCLYNFQDAFMEANKVVMATSSATSSVSCTATTVQSSSNQFKVSSKRPSSIGEVFHNINKEDHRHSAPVAPRNSPTSLASLPSLSPAALSPASTPHLPNLAAPSFPKTAATAPGFVDPHSGLCPTTVAPPTSTTDSSVSAPPSVCSDPDCEGHRCESSNTYDHQQYDGEESQDEDSCSEHSSSTSTSTNQKEGKYCDCCYCEFFGHGGPPAAPTSRNYAEMREKLRLRLTKRKEEQPKKPDQISERESVVDHRKVEDLLQFINSSETKPVSSSRAAKRARHKQRKLEEKARLEAEAREREHHQLLEEQRRREEEEEERLKQELQRLQELQQLRAVKKKKKERTSKDCAKAELLTRNCQAVKEAVPNSPEDIQNGTLEQSEKIETSAGSLSRHVNHTDQRPVLETGCELSNPVNTRDSKLLYQKEGTVKQHEPLSFLLDIMHQHKEGNSKQKLKQMNKQCVEQVKKSVESPKAAEIQTKTRNQIESKAKAAELPTLAEPKKDEKKLNNNNKKPMNHVKEEKAPVTSESPSPSEQQQNNKLILADSPQPKGKNKKNKKKKGDKVNNSIDDVFLPKDIDLDSVEMDETEREVEYFKRFCLDSARQTRQRLSINWSNFSLKKTTFAAH from the exons ATGAAGGTTCGCCTGCTCAGACACCTGTCCCTGGGATCCAAGGTTGCATCGACCTTAGCCACAGAAGGGCCCCCCCAGGCCCAGCAGTTCATCTCCCTCCTGCTTGAGGAGTACAGTGCACTCTGCCAGGCAGCCTGTACAATCAGCGCCTTCCTAGTTACTCTG GAAAATGAACATTTGAAGAAATTTCAGGTGACGTGGGAATTGCACAACAAGCATCTGTTTGaaaatttggtattttctgAGCCACTCCTGCAGAATAGCTTGCCAACACTGGTGTCACAGCTAAG GCTTGGAACAACCCACGATTCCTGTAGTGAAGATATGTACAGTACCTTGCTACAAAGGTATCATCAGCTGGAACAGGAAATGGGCCAAGTTGCTGAAGCATGGCTTGAATGCCAGAAAAGAATAGATGATTATGTTGATGAACAG ATggcaatgaaaacaaaacaacgCATGCTAAAGGAAGACTGGgaattttttaaacagagacGTTTTATTGAAGAGcag CAGTGTCCTTTTGTGCATATCATGAAACAAGACAAAAACTGCTCAAGTTCAGAATGCATCAACAGAAATACAGTGCAGGAT CTTAATAACAAGAAAGCACTATCTGGGGAGAACAACTTCACAGACACAATGAGACACATGCTGTCATCACGTTTGAGCATGCCTGACTGTCCCAACTGTAATTATAGAAGAAG ATGTACTTGTGATGACTGCAGCCTTTCACACATTTTAACGTGTGGCATCATGGATTCTCCCATAACGGATGATATCCACATTAACCAGTTACCACTACAAATTGATTCTGCTCCGGATTATTTATCTGAGATCCGCCCACCCAGTATGTCTTCAGCAAGTTCAGGATCTGGATCCAGCTCACCTATCACAATTCAGCAACATCCCAGACTCATCCTCGCAGATAATGGTTCTGCACCAACTTT TGgtagtgatgatgatgatgttgCACCATTATCAGCAAAATTTGCTGATATCTACCCTCTGAATAATTACGACGATGCAGAGGTTGTAGCCAACATGAACGGAATCCACAGCGAGCTGAACGGCGGCGGCGAAAACATGGCCCTGAAAGATGAG TCTCCTCAGGTGAGCAGTACTAGCAGCAGTTCCTCAGAAGCAGATGATGAAGAAGCAGATGGGGAGAGCAGTGGTGAACCACCAGGGACTCAAAAGGAGGAAATGTCTCTAGGAAAAAGGGCATTAAGGaaagatgaaacaaaaatgGATAGTCCACCACCTTCTTACCCCAGCCAGCAG gCTGACCAAGGTCCAAATGCTTGTGAATGTCATGTTTGCAAACAAGAAGCCTCAGGACTAACAGTCTCTGCACTCGCAACTGGACGCCTGCCTGCTGGGCACCAGTTTATGAATCCTGAAAAACCTGCACATCCTGCACTTCATCTTTACCCTCACATCCATGGACATATACCATTGCATACAATTCCTCATCTGCCTCGGCCACTTATCCATCCCACCTTGTACACTGCTTCTCCCTTCACACACAATAAG GCATTACCACCAGCTCCAGTTCAGAATCATACAAACAAGCATCAAGTATTCAATGCATCTCTCCAAGATCATATTTATCCAAGCTGTTTTGGGAGCACTCCAGATTGGAATAGCTCTAAATTTATAAGTCTTTGGGGTTCAGAGGTGATGAATGACAAGAACTGGAATCCTGCTACGTTTTTGCCTGACACAATTCCTG GGAGTGATATATTAGCACCAGCACTCTCAGAAATAAGACCCGAAGCACTTCCTACTACATCTAGCAATGAAACAACAGCAGTTActgacagcaaagagaaaaaaaatgctgcaaagaaGAAATGTCTGTACAATTTCCAGGATGCCTTTATGGAAGCTAATAAAGTTGTCATGGCAACGTCTTCTGCCACTTCTTCTGTCTCCTGCACAGCAACTACAGTGCAGTCAAGCAGCAACCAGTTCAAAGTATCATCCAAGAGACCTTCATCAATAG GTGAAGTGTTCCACAATATTAATAAAGAGGACCATAGACATTCTGCACCAGTTGCACCACGAAATAGTCCTACCAGTTTAGCATCCCTTCCTTCACTGTCTCCTGCTGCACTGTCTCCAGCCTCCACACCACATCTTCCAAATCTTGCTGCTCCTTCtttccccaaaactgctgcaacaGCCCCTGGATTTGTGGATCCTCATTCAGGTCTTTGTCCTACTACAGTTGCACCTCCTACTTCAACCACAGACAGCTCTGTAAGTGCCCCACCAAGCGTCTGCAG TGATCCTGATTGTGAGGGCCATCGCTGTGAGAGCAGTAACACGTACGATCATCAGCAGTATGATGGGGAGGAGAGCCAGGATGAAGATAGCTGCTCAGAGCATAGCTCCAGTACCTCAACTTCCACAAatcagaaggaaggaaaatactgTGACTGCTGTTACTGTGAGTTCTTCGGCCATGGAGGA cctccagctgcaccaacCAGTAGAAATTATGCAGAGATGCGAGAAAAGCTTCGTTTACGtttaacaaaaaggaaagaggagcagCCAAAGAAACCCGATCAGATCTCTGAAAGGGAAAGTGTTGTTGACCATCGAAAGGTGGAGGACTTGCTACAGTTTATAAACAGCTCTGAAACCAAACCTGTGAGCAGTTCTCGCGCAGCCAAGCGAGCCAGGCATAAGCAGAGAAAG CTTGAAGAAAAAGCTCGACTTGAAGCTGAAGCCAGGGAGAGGGAGCATCACCAGCTGCTTGAGGAGCAGAGGCGGcgtgaggaagaggaggaggagagactGAAACAGGAATTACAGCGGCTCCAAGAGCTTCAGCAGTTGCGGgctgtgaagaaaaagaagaaagagagaacaaGTAAGGACTgtgcaaaggcagagctgctcactAGGAACTGCCAGGCAGTGAAGGAGGCTGTCCCAAACAGCCCAGAAGACATTCAGAATGGTACCCTTGAGCAATCAGAAAAGATAGAAACCTCAGCTGGTTCACTGTCCCGACATGTGAATCACACAGACCAGAGGCCAGTTCTAGAGACAGGCTGTGAACTGTCCAACCCTGTCAACACTAGAGACTCAAAGCTGCTTTATCAGAAGGAGGGCACTGTAAAGCAGCATGAGCCCCTCTCTTTTCTGCTTGATATTATGCATCAACATAAAGAGGGAAACAGCAAACAGAAACTAAAACAGATGAACAAACAGTGTGTTGAACAAGTGAAAAAGTCTGTTGAATCCCCCAAAGCAGCTGAGATTCAGACTAAAACCAGAAACCAAATAGAAtccaaagcaaaagcagcagagctcccaaCACTTGCAGAACCTAAAAAAgatgagaagaaattaaacaataacaacaaaaagccGATGAACCATgtaaaggaagagaaagcacCTGTAACAAGTGAATCACCATCACCaagtgagcagcagcaaaataatAAGTTAATACTTGCAGATTCTCCTCAACCAAAAGGcaagaacaagaaaaacaagaagaaaaaaggggacAAAGTCAACAATTCCATTG